The segment TAACTTAATAAGTTAGAGAAGATTAATCTACTAGATCTGTATAGCTATTATCATAAACTACAGTCTGTCTTTTCTAATCTCATGTTCACTTATGATAATATAACCTCTCATTCATCTCttaggagaaaatgagaaatgatcAGCAAACAGTAACAATACAGAATATTGTAGAATACAAGAAAAGATTAATCAGTTTGTGCCCCTTCCCATAGTATAAACTACCaatcaaagaaacaaaggatAGAAAGAAGCGTGAGGCAATTGTTTGTGTAAGTCatttacagaaacattaaaacagTTGTTAGAATAGTTTATTCAAGGTAACTGTCAAAGTTGCAGATCGCTCCATCACTGAGGTATTAATTTTAGGAGCACTGTCTTGTAGATGCCTTGCTGTCATGAACCATTAAAACACTGCAAGTTTGATGCGTGGCATTTTGCTGAATGCCACTGCTGCAGGTATCACTACTACGTTAGACACAGGTCCTGCTCTTCCAACACAAGTCTTTCTGATAGGGCACACTGATGCCACAAGCAGTGCTTGCTAGCATGACCATCCATCAGTTTGCTGTTACGGGGAAAGGAGTCAAAAAGGGCACAGTGCATCTCTCTGGGACTATGCCGATGAAAGCCTGTAAAAGATGTGTCAGAAGTGAGGGAATAAGAGAAAAACCAGTTAAAGCACATTCCAAGAGTTTCCGTACCCAGTATCATTGCAGGCTACCTTTCCAGCTTTGGTCTTGAGCCTATCATTGCTTTCCATGGCTTATTTTCTaaaagtttaattttttctttacctctcAGCACCAATCTCTCATTTTTAAGTATGaagaggcaaaacaaacaagcataaataaataaataaataaataaccaacaaaaaactgtatccatgttaagaaaaaaaaaaacaattctgcaCCTCATTTAACAGAATGACATTACAAAATCCTAAGTAGGAACAAAAGCCTATGAATGGAAAACTCTAATGTTATCTGAGACAAAGAAATAGGTCacaggagttaaaaaaaaatctgacaacccaaaaacactttttttcccttgaactTTTTGGCTATCCAGGCCACAGTGTTTTCATCAGGGCCTCCACGGTACAGCCCCTTTCTCGCAGCAGAGCTCTTTTGATGCAAAGTCACTTCACCATTAAAGTATCCCAGATTCCAAAACATCCTCAAGTTATGACAAGGGATGAGGTCAGCAGGGGAACAAGAGCGGAAGGCAAACACCAGCTGTTTTAGTCTAGCTGACCGGTAGTTCTCATACACATCAAATTTATAATGAAAATCTTTCACTTTCAGCTTTAGCTCTTATTAGTGGAAACTGAGAGTTTACATGCTGTTTGGTCCTCCTGGGCTGAAAGGTACTGTATGCTTTAAGGCATAGCTAGTGTGTCCCAGGGACTCTTGTACCTTACCGATCTTCCAGCCACCAAGCACAAGCACAACTCTGCCTGCTCAGGCAAGCCCATGGGCTACAGCAAACATCCTCATGGTTGGAAATCGTGCTTATGCCACCTGTCCTGCAGAAAGTGAGAAAGTTTCTGACTGAGGGCTATCATGCAGGCAGGCCGAGTAGTGTGTCTGCACTCCTGAGTGAAATGGGAGGGAGGAACACAAAGAATATGATGGGGACAGGGGTGGGAACAGAGATAGGGCTGCAGTGGATGGACCGCACACACAGGCTGAATGGAACTGAAGCCATGGGACAGGTTGGAGTGAGTGGGCTTGCAAGGGAGCATGGAGAGGGGAAGTGAGATTGCACTGCACAGGGATGGTTAAGAGGTGTGGCAGAGAGCCTGGCAAGATTACACTGAGAAGGGTTAATTGTACTTGAAAGCAATTATCTCTCCAAAATCTGTCTAACCATAGAAATTCAATGGCTTTGCTTTGAAGTGGTGGTACAGGTACACAGGAGTTACAAACCACTAACATGATCTCTGATAGCTTAGGGCCAAATATTTAAAGCTACTGAGCTGCTTTGAAAATCCTGCTGACTACTTGTACGTTGTGGCATCCAAACTCCTCCTGGAATTTGGCTGTAAAACTGTACCTCACAACACTCTTTATGACACAAAAGATTGCTCTCTTCATTGTGTTTATTTGCAGCATCACGCTCAAGACATAGTTACTAATGAGTGAAAGGCACCTGCCCCGATACTTTCTTTCTGATTCTCATTTTTGGTCGGATAAAATGTTGCTAAGTTAGCGTGAGTCTTCCCATTGCCTCTCACTGCTCCTACAACAGGATTTCCCCATTCTGTACTTTTTCTGACTACTGCTTACAACTGAACAAGAAACAGTACTCTCCTCTGACTAGTAATTTAGAACATGGACTCGGTATTTTTTATTCACTCAGGAATGTCACTGCATGTGAAGACCAATGTTATAAACTACATTTCAATCCTATTGTGTTACAAGGAtcaaagacaaaacacattTGCAGAAGTTGTCTTTtgctcaggttttttttaagttcaaaCAGTACATGCACCTCTTTGCCTAGTGAAACACCACGAAAATAAGGCTCTTCAGTGAACAACCAAGTAGAGGAATGAGCATAAAACAAAACTCAGTGAAATCCAGGAGAGATAGAAGAAGCAATCCTAACAGGATTGCTTTCTAGAGTACGTAGATTTAAGTGAGTAGTAGTCATTTTGTCACATATTTGTGGCTTTCCTGGAATAAAacacagagatgaaagaaacaagaagattTCCAGAGTTTTACAGTGAAAGCCATATTTGTATCTCTGAAAGACAGATGAATGAAAGATTCTTCATACTGAAGAATGAAACTCTGTGATATTTAGTTCCTGATGTGCCTTTTGTCCAAGTAACACCAACACAAAGAACTCAACAGGatataaaaaggcaaaaagcaaataataacCAAACACTCAAAGATAAATCAAAACACTGTTGTACTATttaggaaagaaggggaaggacACGCTACTAAGGATGAGGCAATTTTGAGGAGACAGCAGACCTAGCTTCTGCACCCCAGTGGCTATTGGGTACTTTGCTTTCAGCAAGTCAGTTTTTACATACATGCTCTACTTCTGACAGATAAAATGTAAAGTATTTGTATTCTGGCATGCAAAAGTGTTCACACTATCAACGTGAAGAAGTTTAAGAACCCTACCATTTTCTTGTCTGAGGAGAATCCCACTGCCACCCAGCCATCGGTATCAGCACTCAACTCAAATTCAACATCAGCTCCTATTCTACGGTAACTCAGGAAGTAGTCACAGGTCTCTGCGTTACAGCCAGGTTTGCCGTACCtaaatagaaatggaaaaaaacatgcaaactTTGCCCTTCAATTTCTTGCTGCGGAGATTatgtttccagaagaaaaactaaaagaatGTACGTTGGTAGAGTGGCGGTGAAACATAAATTACGCTAAACTAAGGTAGTACTGTTAATTGCTTGCAAATATTACTTTTTTAGAATAAGAACACATAATGTTTAATCATAATGACAAGCAATTACATATGCACAGCATTACTGTGTTGAAATGCTGAGTCCCTGTTTTATAAGTAAGTGCTTCAGGAGAATGCAAAGATCATAAGttaatctagtccaacctccgATGTCCTTAAATAATCTGATTTACTTAAATAAAACAGTCCTACACTATAGAGTAGGTTcccaaataacaaaaaaaaattcaaatgaatatGGAACATCGATCAAACTCTTGAGTGCCATCAGTCAGCACTTGCAAATGTAAAGGTACCTGTATTTTTATCTCAGACTGACCTGAAGCATCCCTTCGTTTTTCCACAGTCATCCACTCTGATTTTTGCAAATGGATCCACAGGAGGTGCAGTAGGGAAAGGGTAACCTGTGGAATGAGAATAAAGCATAACCAAATAaatacaaggagaaaaaagcagtaGCACCGAAGAGAAAGGGTTCCAATAGTGTTTACTTTGACTGGTGATAACTGAGCTTTACTGATGAGGGACTACCTTGTCACAGACACAGTCCCTCTATCAGTGGGTCCAGGATTGAGATACTAAAATaacacagagaaatgaaaacatttcctcaGGTTTGCAACATTCTTCAGGCagggaagaaaagtgctgaAGCACAACTTTGCTACAATGAGGGCAGGAAGCCTTCCACTGACCATGTAAGCTTTGGCAGCACGAACATAGAGCAGGGCATTCAGCTAAGGCTTGGGGATCTCCACTCGGCTGGCTCTTCGTGCATGCTTGGATCCCTCGGAATATCTGTAAGGGAGAGAATTCTGACTCCTCAGCTTTAGGAATGGATACTGAATGGATACCTTCTCCTTTAAGAAGTACAGAAAACACGCATTGAGTCAGAAGGGAAGAGTATCAAAACAGGTAATGCCTGCAGCAATGACCTGCAATCACTTGTGAGGTAAGGCACGGAGAAGACAGATAAGGAAGGATCCATGACTCCAGGCAATAGCTTATCTGCTGTACTGTAATATACTGGAGACATGGCATGAACATCTGCAAGCAGACCTTTCCtctcttagaatcacagaatcattaaggctggaaaggacctctaggattatccagtccaaccatcagtccatccccaccgtgcccctcagtgccacatctacacatttcttgaatacccccagggacagtgactccaccacctccccgggcagcctgttgcaatgcctcaccactctttctgagaataaatctttcctaatatccaacctgaacctcccctggtgcaactcgAGGTCAGCACTTCTCATCTTATTACATAGATTTGTTATACAAATAGCCACCTTCAGTTTTGGTTCATCTAACCTGCAAGTGGGAAGGTTCTGTGTTCTTTCCATCATGTCAGCAATGCACAACGTAGGTTTTACTGCGAAACATCTTCAATattaaatacatgtttttctctgcagattggTTTTGGCTTGCAGAGGTTCGGTTTTGCTCTATACACATTGGTATTTTAATGTGATTTTAGTCAGCcaacttaaaaacaaagcactaaGTCGTGAAGCCAGAAAGAGCTCTGAGAGttgcaggctgcagcatctCCAAACAAACAGGAGTGTGTGCCCTGCGCCTCCAGGCACTGGGCTCTGCGAGCCCTGATTCACTTTCTAGGCTTCTGACGGTGCCAAGGGAGAGAGGAAATAGGCCATAACCCGCAAATTACAGCTTCCATTGGCCACACCGTGGGCTAGGTAAAGCAGTCAGCTGGTTCAAGCATGCAAAGCTAGCAACGTTTCACAGCATTTCACAGTGGAGCATCATCCCGAGGCTAACTGCAGTACATCCCACCTTCTCACCgcttcattttttcccactCCATCCAACATCTGTTTCGAAAAACGCGGCTGTAATTTCTTGCCACTCACGCCATCACTCGGCATTTTAGCAATACGATAAACCCCTCCATCTCTCGCCCGTGCCGCCTCCTTCACGACCGAACGACCGAGCACCGCCCGCCGGGCAccggccgccgcctcccgctGCCCTCGGCCGGGCCCTGAGCCCGTGCCCCGCCGCCCCTCGCTGCCTACGGGCCCGCAGACCCGAGGCGAGGAGCCCCCCGAGCCCGGCGCGGCGCCCGGCGGCCCGCACGGCGGCGGTTGCGGGCAGAAGATGGCGGCGGGCGCTGGCCTTCGTCCCGaacgccgccgccgcccgccccggccccgcgcggcccccgccgcccgccctccCTTCCGCACGGCCGCCCCGCGGCGCACCCTCCTCGGAGAGGTAGCGCAGGTCGTAGAACTCGCTGGCGAAGGTGCCGTACGAGGAGTCGTGGTGCGGCCGCGCCGCCTCCTCGCCCtgctccccgccgcccgcctcccgccgcccgccgccctccTCCGCCGGGCTGGCGGCAGAGCcggccaggagcagcagcagcagcagccgccgaGCGCCGGCGCTCCGCACcgccatggcggcggcggcggcggcggggtgGGAAGGCGGCGGCGCCGAGCGCGCCTGATGCCCGCCCGCCCCGGGCTGCTGCGCCGCCGGCAGAGCGGGGGCGGCGAGGAAGGAGCGCAGCGGAGAGGAGAGACCGccccggggccggcgggggCGCGGGGAGGGAACGCGGGACGGGGGCGTGGGAGGGGGACGTGGGACGGCCCCGCGTGGCGGTACCCCAAAAGCTCtcggcgcggcggggccgtcCCGCCCGCCCGCCTAATGCGAGCTGAGCCGCACGCCGGGTTTGAGTGGGGTTGGAGGAGTTCTGAGGCGGGACCGCGTTACGTTCATCGCAGGTAAAGCAGCCGCTCGCTGTCAGCCGCTCATTCGTGCTTGCACGGTGTGCGGCGTAGCCGCGGGTGTGTGTGCTCCCACCTGCCGGGGCGGCGGGCTCCGCCGTGCCACCAGCGCCGCGCTGCGCCCAGGTAAGCCCGGGATGGCAGCGGGGCGGCGCGCCTCGCGTGTGCTACTGCTGCGTGCTGCCCGCGGGTAGAGGTCAGACAGCGGCCTCGCACACTTCTTTAGGGCTTGGCTGCGCTTCCTGGTCATAACTCCTCGCTTTTTGGTTGGGTTTTGCGTGGTTACGCTTCCTCTGCTTGGCCAAACTttggggggtggtggtggggcgGCTGAACGACGTTGGCAGTACCCTGACAACTACAGTGCcacctttcttttctgatcGCCGGCGGCTGCCTGAAGTTACTCTCGGATGGGGCTGCTTTTGGGGTGAGTCCGTTCCCCTGGGCTGGGCAGAGGCTCTCACTGCCGCAGTGCTCCCACCGAGCACCAACTGCTCACTGCAGACAGAGCAGTATTCACTCAGGGGTAAAAGAGTGCAAGAGTAATTTTGATCACGTGCAAATTCAGCGTGTTCCATGTAAGAAGCTGCGAGAGGGCAGCACCATGCTCAGATACAAAATAATGAgtctcttcttccccttccaaTGCAGTCTGGCAAACTTTGCAGGGCCGgtggaaaagaagcaaacagcaaTAGAAAAACCCTTACAAATCAGGCTGACGGGAAAATAGGGCCGTGGCTTATTCTTTCCGACGATAATCAGCTCTGATGAAGGCCCCCCATCTCCTTTTGGAAATAGCCACCCGACCGTCGTACTGCCTGTGAATAAGCATTTGctcagcactggaacagctgtCAGCTGTGTGCGTCTTCTCCTCACTGGCAACAGGCTTGAGAGCACCGTGTGATGCTTCACAGCACCAGTAAACATGTGGGATGCTTGCAGCAAACAGGAGAGTTCACAGTGCAACTaacagcactgcctgtgcagcagtgctcctgcaggGAAGATCCCGATGTAATCAAGTAATTAAGGCTGCCACTCAAAAATCATTAGCAAGAGTCActggctctgtgtccaggtgaaGGCTGGTCACGAGTGGTGGAGCAGGCCTTGGGCCATCTCCTATGAAGAagggctgagggagttgggcttgttcagcctggagaagagaaggctctggggagacctcgttgtgatctttcagtacttgaaggaagcttatAATCAGGAGGGAGACCGACTTTTTACACTATCTGATTGTGAAAGGataagggagaatggctttaaactaaaagaggggagatatATGTCAGATGgttggaagaaattctttactcagtgtGATGGGATACTGGAACGGGTtgccaagagaagctgtggataccccaactctggaagcattcaaggccaggttgaatggggccctgggcactCTGGTTTGttgggtggcaaccctgtccattgcagtggagttggaactacatcatctttaaggtcccttccaacctaagccattctatgattctatgaaactagTCTCATGAGCAGTGTGAATCCTTGAATGTTCAAACTTTTCAAGTGCTGTACTTTGCAGCTTGCACAACCTGGTGACACCTTTCCTGGATGGGACGTACAGATGCCACATTATATATGAACTGCATGCTAGAAGGCACTGTGGTCCTTCAGCATGGAGCCACAGAcccatagaatatcctgagttggaagggacacacagCGATCGTGTGTGTGTCAGACTCCTGGTTCCAACATGACCACCCAAAATCAATCCCTACATCTGAGAGCGTTGTCCCCCAGCAGCTTGGGGTCATGACttctgccctggggagcctttTCCAGTGGCAACAGTGGGAGTCAGAGGTCTGGTGATTTCCAATGCTTCTTAAGCTATTATCTCCTGCCTCAGGGAAATCCAGCAGCCAAATTGCCTCCGTGATTTATTCACACTATCCTGGACAATTCCTGGTTTGCTGATGCTCAGTCTTACAGTCCGTTCCCTGAAATAGAGGCTGAGGTTTTTCTCACTCATCCCTGGAGGCTAGTCTCTTGATTCTGCATGTTTCTCAAAACATACTTTTCCCCTAGAGGTTCATTCATCTGGGGCCGTTTGGACTAGAAATGAAAGCTTCAGGAATAAGTTATGGCATGAGTGTCCAACCTTTTGCCctgcctgggccacactgagtgaagaggaattgtctcgGACTGCGTATACATCGGTTTCAgtgaaactaatgcctcctatttatttcaaaggaaatgaTAGCcaacacaaagagcacaataacaccatttaatagagcaaattctcagctacaaaatactattttttcaacatagtcaccaccattaactctgcatttttgccagcagtgaacaagagtcTGAATGccgtgcttgtaaaaatctctACTaccagaggtgacccactgtcactgttaccaCTGGTGAAACACACCACCCTTTGCTTCGCTGTGCTCAtgttcactgtttggtctctacaGATGTTCAGCAGGTGTCGataaatgtcaatgggtgcaatttttttccacctggagGGATTCGGTGATACACCTTTGCTCCAcgtgcacttccatgtcagatgccattttgttagactgcccctctgctgccatctgtcacacagcaacaataTGTAGTgaaatattgatgggaaggtgcTCTCCATGCAGAGTTTCAGCTCAGTCAGGTTTAATAGCGCACAGATGATGTTCAGTTGATGCTGAggggccaggccaggctgcttggcatggcagagctgctgtggtgatagtgcagggcaggggatgggCCACATTGTGAGCTATGCCAGGCTGCATGTGACCCATGGACCACAGATTGGACATGCTGAGTTATGGTTTAGATAGCAGATGCAAATATAAATCTTGGTTCAGTCTCcaattttctgttgttcaggAGTGGCTgggagggggctgggaggtAAAACCCCCTTGTAACAGCACAATCTGACATGGGGAGAGGGCTGTAGAAAGGCTAGAATGCTGGCAGAGTGTGAGGCTAATGAAACCTCTAACGTGTGTCTTTTGTGTGAGACCACTCATCTCAAACACATTCCCCCTCTGCTTCTGTGGCCAGGTACACTGGATCCCTGCACCAGAAGAAGCAACTATTGCTCTCCTGCTTCTATACGTAATCTAGTGGATTTTCTCCATTTAATTGTCCTCTTTTAAAAGGCTCAACTTCCTTACTCAGCTCATGGCAGCTTATTACTGTTTCCGGTGTGCTCCCAAAACCAGAATCCGGTCAAGTTCTTACAGCTTCTTCCTCAGCAAATCTGTGCCTAAAGAAGAGCTCCTTAAATTTTAGTGCTCCTGTCTATTTCCCTCAAGTGGAGGTATCAAAAACTCAGTAGGCATCCACCAGTGCTAATAAAACAACTCATGAGACAGCAGCATTCTTGCAATAGCTCTGCAATAATCTCAGCTGGAATTTGTAATCCATACACAGCTCCCTCAAACCCTTACTGCAGACTCGTTCAATGTGGTATATGTATTTGCCCTGCCAGTAAGTTATCTTATGTTTCCCTTAATTAAACAGCAATACAAATGTATTGTATTGAGCAGTCACCTTGATTTGTTCAAGAAGAAATGCCGTGCTGTAGTTAACTACCCATGAGTACAGCAACATGCTTGCTGTGCTAGTGACTTAGATAGGAGAGAAAATATACTAGGAATATCTTGCAGTCAGAGGTTTTTCAAGATTTTtggtgaaggaaaaaatgttggGTGACAACTAATTAAGAACATCTCTGTGAGAAAAATCAAGTGATCACCttagaagaacaaacaaacaaacaaaaaaacttactgagggaaaagatgtggcatttctgaaagctgctAAGCAAGGGGTGTGTGAGGCTTTTGGAGGCATGGTACTGCTTCACAGCTTCtggaaaaaggcaagaaaatacCGACTCTCAGTATGTTACCACCCAAATAGAAACTGTTTTAGATGATTAGATCATCTTTTGCTTAGCACTGGtaaatcttccttttcctgcctACATGGAATTACATATCTGGTCTTGATCCAAGGGCCATCATCGCCTCTGCAGCCCATAGTGCTCACAACAGCACTCTATCTATAAAATTAATCTAATGTAGGAAAAAAGCAGTGTCTCTGAGTTCTGTTTTGAAAGCATAACATGCCTCAATCTGAAGACCAAGTCCTGCAGTTTTAGACACTAAATCAGCATGAGTTTTGCTTCAGCAAGCACTAAGGAGCCTTCCCAAAGCATATGGAAATGGCGCAGCTtttgggtgtgtgtgtgtgtgtgtgtatgtgtgtactTGTTTACATCAGgcagtcatttcttttctctgaaattgtggggtttttttacCCCTCTGGCACTCCATGCTACCCCAG is part of the Gallus gallus isolate bGalGal1 chromosome 2, bGalGal1.mat.broiler.GRCg7b, whole genome shotgun sequence genome and harbors:
- the FRRS1L gene encoding DOMON domain-containing protein FRRS1L isoform X1; the encoded protein is MTRKRSQALKKCARPLSDLYPRAARSSSTREARRPAAIPGLPGRSAALVARRSPPPRQIFRGIQACTKSQPSGDPQALAECPALCSCCQSLHGYPFPTAPPVDPFAKIRVDDCGKTKGCFRYGKPGCNAETCDYFLSYRRIGADVEFELSADTDGWVAVGFSSDKKMGGDDVMACVHDDNGRVRIQHFYNVGQWAKEIQRNPARDEEGVFENNRVTCRFKRPVYVPREETIVDLHLSWYYLFAWGPAIQGSITRHDIDSPPVSERVVSIYKYEDIFMPSAAYQTFSSPFCLLLIVALTFYLLMGTP
- the FRRS1L gene encoding DOMON domain-containing protein FRRS1L isoform X2; its protein translation is MAVRSAGARRLLLLLLLAGSAASPAEEGGGRREAGGGEQGEEAARPHHDSSYGTFASEFYDLRYLSEEGYPFPTAPPVDPFAKIRVDDCGKTKGCFRYGKPGCNAETCDYFLSYRRIGADVEFELSADTDGWVAVGFSSDKKMGGDDVMACVHDDNGRVRIQHFYNVGQWAKEIQRNPARDEEGVFENNRVTCRFKRPVYVPREETIVDLHLSWYYLFAWGPAIQGSITRHDIDSPPVSERVVSIYKYEDIFMPSAAYQTFSSPFCLLLIVALTFYLLMGTP